The segment CGAAGGCCAACGTCTGGGTGCAGCTCAAGACCTGGGACGCGAGCGCGATGCGCGAGGTGCTCCACGCCGTCGACGAGTTCAAGAAGAGCGCGCCGCCGTGGATCACCTTCACCCCCGCCGGCATCGCCTACTTCAACCTGGTCTGGAACGACGAGGTGCTGGGCGACATGATCCGCGGCTTCGCGCTGGCGCTGATCGTGGTCTTCGTGATCCTGGCCGTGAACTTCCGGTCGGTGCGGTGGGCGCTGGTGGGCTGCGCGCCCCTCCTGATCACGATCCTCATCATCTACGGCGCGGTGGGCTGGTCGGGGAAGCAGTTCGACATGCCGATCGCGGTGCTCTCCTGCCTCTCGCTGGGCATGGCGGTGGACTTCTCGATCCACTTCATCGGGCGCTTCCAGCAGCGCCGGGCCGAGGCGCCGTCGGAGACGCCGGCCGAGGCGCTCCTCTGGACCGCCGAGCGGCCGGGGCGCGGGATTCTCCGGAACGCGGTCCTCTTCGCCGCGTCGTTCGCGGTGATGCTCTTCGCCCCGCTCACCCCCTACGTCACCGTCGGCGCCTTCATCGTCGCGATGATGCTCCTGAGCGCCCTCCTCACGCTGCTCCTCGTGCCGGCGCTGATCATGACGTTCCGGGGGACGTTGGCCGCCCCGCGGGCGCCAGCTTCATGACCGGCTGCCTCCGGAGCTGCCTTTTCGGGCTCCACGTCGGGCCCGGCGTGTTAGACTTGATGGACGACCGCTCAGGCGTTGTCCCGGGCCGTCGGCTCCAGCCGGCCAAGTCACGATTTTGCATCATCTTGGAGTCGCATGATCCCTAGCGCCTTCCGTTCCTTCCGACGCTCTCTCGTCCCGGTTTCGCTCGTCCTGGGGATCGCCGCGCTCGGCATGGTCCCGCTCTCCATCCCAGCGGCGCGCGCCCAGACCGCGCCCAGCGGGACCGACATCATGTCGCGCATGAATCAGGCTTTCTACTATCCGGGCAACAGCTTCCGCACCAGCGTGAAGATGGAGCTGGGCGGTCCCGGCACGCCGGGACGCGAGCGGATCATGAGCCTCCTCCGCCTGAACACGGGCGGGAAGGGGGAGCAGCGCTACCTCCTCTACTTCCACAAGCCGGGCGACGTGCGCCGCATGTCCTGCATGGTCTGGAAGCATGTCGACCTGCCCGATGAGCGGTGGATGTTCGTGCCGATCACGGGGCAGGTGGTGAAGGTGCTCGCGCCCGAGCGCTCGAGCTTTATCGGCTCGGACTTCATGCGCGAGGACCTCTCGGGACGCGACGTGGACGCCGACCGGCACACGCTGGTCCGAGAGGAGAAGCAGGATGGGCGGGACTGCTACGTCGTGGAGAGCCTCCCCAGGAAACCCGTCGATTTCAGCAAGTACGTCACCTGGGTGGATCGCGAGACGTCGCTCCCGCTGCGGCAGGAGTACTACGACAATCGCGGCAAGCTGGGGCGCGTGTTCACCGGGACGCAGATCGAGCGGGTCGCGAGCGCGAAGAACCCCTCCGTCTCCTACCCGACGATCATGGACCGCACGATGAAATCGATGTCATCGGGGCGATGGACGCGGGTGATCTTCAGCGAGGCCGTTTACGATCCGCCGCTCCAGCCCGGCGATTTCTCCGCCGATCGCATGCGCACGCCGATCGGCGACTGGCTTCCGGCTCAGGGCAAGGCGGTCTCTTCCGCCAGGACCGGCTCCGCCGGCGCGCCCGAGGTGGCCGAGCGCCGCACGCCGCGCGCGAACCCGCCGTAGGCCTTCCGCTCCTCCAGCCTGCAGGACCAGACCAGCTCTCCCTCGTGCACCGTCATGTCCGGGCACGCGTCGCACATGTTCATCCGGCCGTCCGCCAGCACGTCCACCGGCTGGATGATCATCACCGATTGCAGATGGAGCCGGGGCAGGGGACGGAGCGGCCGGCGCAAGGCGCCGCCCAGGTAGCGGGCCATCCCCTCGCGCATTCCGCGGTCGAAGAGCGCTCCCGTGGCCGTGATCGAACGCCCGTGCCGCAGCGTCGAGGGGGGCGCGTACGCGAGGAAGCGGCCGTGCCGCCAGTGATGCAGCACCTGCGTGGCCTCCATGAAGCGCGGCCCCGCGTAGCCGACCACCTCGTCCCGGGTGCCCACGTAGGTCGTGAGGAGCCACTTGAGCGAATCGGCCCGCTCGGTGCCGTTCAGGTAGGCGCAGGGGGCGAAATCGGGGAAGCGCTTCCGGATCTCGGCGACGACGTCGCGTGACGAGATGTCCAGCCGCGCCTTCCCGGTGGGGCGGCTGTAGACCAGGTCGTTCATCGGGACCTTTCGGTCGCCCACCCAGAAGTCCATGTCGTCGCCGAACGCTCCCGACGCCTGGCGGTAGGCGATGAACACCACGACGTGCACCTTGTCGATGTTCTTCCGCGCCCACGCCACCACCTCCGGCGCGTAGGGCAGCGTGTCGTCGTAGACGGTCGCGTTGAAGGCGACGGAAATCCCGCCCACCCTGGCCACGCGCTCGGCGAATTCCTGTCGCAGGGCATTCAGCTCCGCCTCGGTCTTACCCTTCCATCCGGGCCGCCCCTGCTTGCTGTCGATGTGGAACGTGAACCCGACCAGGCCGGCGCCCTTCAGCTCGCGCAGGAGGTCGTCGGTGAGGGCGAGGCCGTTGGTGTTCAGGATCGGCTTGTAGCCCTTCTCGCGGGCCAGCGCCACGATCGAGACCACTTCCGGATGGGTGAGCGGATCCCCGCCGGCGATCGATACGCCGTCGAAGGAGCGGTAGCGCGCGAAGGTGTCGAGGTCGGCCTCGATGTCCCGGAGGCTCTTGTGCCCCTGGTACTGGTTGGCGCGGTAGCACCCCTCGCAGTAGAGATTGCACGCCTCGGTCGGCTCGAGCCATGCGATGGGGTTGTCGGGAAGGCTCCAGGGGAGCCGGTAGAGGCTGCGGTGATCGGGATAGCCGTCCATGGATTCCTCCGGGGACCCGTCGCGGTCCGGAGGACGGGTCGGCGTGGGGCGCTAGCGCCCCTTCTCCTTCTGCTTCTTCTCGATGTCGCGGATCTTCAGCCAGAGCAGGATGACGAGGAACGTGACGATGAGGGTCGAGACGGCCAGGCCCTGGCGGCGGAAGCCGTATTCGTGGACCGCCTCCTGTCCCGCTGTGCGCGCCTGGGCGATGATGGCGATGCCGGGGCGCGCGGCTTCCTGCACTTCCTTGACCTTGAAGCTGTGGATCGCGACCCGGGCCTGCACCGCGGATTGATTCACGTCCTTAAGCGAGTAGCGCGCGTCGGAGACGTCCATGCCGAGGTTCTCGGCGCGATCGAGCACGGCCAGCGCGGCGACTTGCCCCGTCGAAAGGCTGTCCAGGACGAGGCGAAGCCGCTGGATGTCGGGCGCCGCCTTGTCGGCGGGCGTGTTCACGTGGCACTGGGCGCAGGGCGACGGCGGGTCGAACGAGACAATCTGGTCGCTC is part of the Candidatus Binatia bacterium genome and harbors:
- a CDS encoding radical SAM protein, with protein sequence MDGYPDHRSLYRLPWSLPDNPIAWLEPTEACNLYCEGCYRANQYQGHKSLRDIEADLDTFARYRSFDGVSIAGGDPLTHPEVVSIVALAREKGYKPILNTNGLALTDDLLRELKGAGLVGFTFHIDSKQGRPGWKGKTEAELNALRQEFAERVARVGGISVAFNATVYDDTLPYAPEVVAWARKNIDKVHVVVFIAYRQASGAFGDDMDFWVGDRKVPMNDLVYSRPTGKARLDISSRDVVAEIRKRFPDFAPCAYLNGTERADSLKWLLTTYVGTRDEVVGYAGPRFMEATQVLHHWRHGRFLAYAPPSTLRHGRSITATGALFDRGMREGMARYLGGALRRPLRPLPRLHLQSVMIIQPVDVLADGRMNMCDACPDMTVHEGELVWSCRLEERKAYGGFARGVRRSATSGAPAEPVLAEETALP
- a CDS encoding outer membrane lipoprotein-sorting protein; the protein is MIPSAFRSFRRSLVPVSLVLGIAALGMVPLSIPAARAQTAPSGTDIMSRMNQAFYYPGNSFRTSVKMELGGPGTPGRERIMSLLRLNTGGKGEQRYLLYFHKPGDVRRMSCMVWKHVDLPDERWMFVPITGQVVKVLAPERSSFIGSDFMREDLSGRDVDADRHTLVREEKQDGRDCYVVESLPRKPVDFSKYVTWVDRETSLPLRQEYYDNRGKLGRVFTGTQIERVASAKNPSVSYPTIMDRTMKSMSSGRWTRVIFSEAVYDPPLQPGDFSADRMRTPIGDWLPAQGKAVSSARTGSAGAPEVAERRTPRANPP